One genomic window of Moorella glycerini includes the following:
- a CDS encoding DUF6431 domain-containing protein translates to MQLVYNFGISLEDYAARGKKNEFPVIESCPICMARQALKRHGFYWRNAGSDSEKWLQLPICRFWCRSCRHTFSLLPSFLLPYYQYSLKFILDCLIYFFSKARLLIYYQLLQFYRRRWAKNMNCIQAFFREQGYQEIIPPEFKQRAIKLLEMIAAFPNAETFSQRFHNHFRRNFMAN, encoded by the coding sequence TATGCTGCCCGGGGTAAGAAAAATGAGTTTCCCGTCATAGAGTCTTGCCCTATCTGTATGGCCCGGCAGGCTCTAAAGCGGCATGGTTTTTACTGGCGTAATGCCGGTAGTGACTCGGAAAAGTGGCTACAGCTGCCCATCTGCCGCTTTTGGTGCCGCTCCTGCCGGCACACCTTCTCTCTTTTGCCTTCCTTTCTCCTGCCGTATTACCAGTATTCCCTTAAGTTCATTCTGGACTGTCTCATATATTTCTTCTCCAAGGCCCGCCTCCTTATTTACTACCAGCTGCTCCAGTTCTACCGCCGCCGTTGGGCGAAGAACATGAATTGCATCCAGGCCTTCTTCCGGGAGCAGGGTTACCAGGAAATAATCCCGCCGGAATTTAAACAAAGGGCCATAAAATTGCTGGAAATGATTGCCGCGTTCCCCAACGCCGAAACCTTTTCCCAAAGGTTCCATAATCATTTCCGGCGCAATTTTATGGCTAATTAA